The DNA sequence AGGTGGTCTGAGTGGGTGGCGCCGGCGGGGATGGAGGAACAGCACGCCTACCTGCGCGAGCACGCCACGGCCGAGCCGGCCGGCGCCGCGCAGGCGTCCTACCGCGAGGTGCTAGGGAGCGTGGCCCCGGTCGCCACCCGCCACGAGGTGCTGGTGACCGTCGTGGTCTCGGCCCGCCGCGGGCGGTCGTCCGCCCGCCGGCGAGAACGCGAGGGCGTCACGCCCGCCGTCGCCGTGCTCCTGGAGGAGGTACGCCAGCTCCGGCGGCGCCTGGAGGCGGCCGGCCTCTTCGTGTGGGGGCCGCTCGACGTGCGCGAGCTGTGGCGGGCCGTGCGCGTCCGCCTCGACCCCTCGATAATGAGCGCGCTGGAGGGCACCGGGTGCAGCCTGGCCGAGCGTGCCGGCTTGTCCAGCGTGACCGACCGGGGGCCGCTCCGGGCGCGCACGGAGTGGTCGCAGGTGAGCGTGGACGGGGCGGTCCACCGGTCGTGGTGGTTCCGTGACTGGCCGCGCACTGACGTCGGGCCCGCATGGATGGCCAACCTGCTGCTCTTCTGCGGATGCGTCAGGACCGTGTCGGTGTGCCTCCAGCCCGTGCCCCTGCGGGTCAGCCAGCGGGCCATCCTGCGCCAGGCGGCCAAGCTCGAGTCGGACGTCAGCCAGCGCCAACGCAGCGGCTTTCGGGTCGGCGCCTACCACCGCCGGGCCGCCCAGGCCGTCGAGGAACGGGAGGAGGAGCTGGTGTCTGGCTTCTCGGAACTGGAGTACGTCGGCCTGGTGACGGCGACCGCCTCCAGCGTGTCCGAGCTGGACACCGCAGGCGCCGACCTCGTCGAGGTGGCGGCGGGCTGCCACGTCGAGCTCCAGCCGTTGCAGGGCCGCCACGCCGACGGCCTCGCCGCCGCCCTCCCACTGGCCCGGGGACTGGCGCACCGGCTGGTGACAGCATGAGGGCTGCCTGTGCGGCTGTCCCCGGGGAGGGGCCGGTGAAGGCGACTACCCGCCAGCCGGGCCGACGCCGGTTGGCGGGAAGCGACCGGTCGGGCCGGGTCTCGAGCCCCCATGGCGACCCGCCGACGGGGGGGCCGGACCGAGGCAATAGACCGTTGCCAGCGCGGCCGTCCCCGGGAACGGGCCGGTGAGGGCGACTACCCGCCAGCCCGGCCGACGCCGGACGGTGGGAGAGGACCGGTCGGGCCGGCCCCGGACCCGCCGAGCGGCCGCCGCCGGCCCCGAGTCCTCCCGGCGGCAGGCCGGCGGCGGTGCCGGACCGGAGCGGCGAGCCGGCGGAGCAGCGGATCAGAAGCGGCGGGTCGGTCGAGGGGATGGCGCCGGCCCCGAGTCCCCTCGGCGGCGGGGCGGCGGTGGTGGCGAACAGAGGCGGCGAGCCGGGCCCGGCCTGGTCGGGGCCTTCTGGCGGCCGGGCCTCCACCTTCCCCGCCACCGGGCGACGACCGCCCACCTGTGCTCGGCCTACCCGTTCCAGGCCGAGCAGGGCCTGGGCGGCCGGGGGGTCGTCCTGGGCACCGACGAGCTCGCGGGAGGGGGTGCCTTCTGTTACGACCAGTTCGAGCTCTACACCCAGGGCGTGATCAGCAGCCCCAACATGGTCATCTTCGGCCACGTCGGCTCGGGCAAGTCGTCGGCCGTCAAGACGTTCCTCTACCGGTCCGTTGGGGTGCTGCGTTCGCCCCGGGTCGGCCATCGGTGGTGCGCGGTGGTCGACCCCAAGGGCGAGTACGGGCCGCTGGCCCAGGCCCTGGGCCTCGACGTCCTCCGCCTCTACCGGGGCGGGCCCACCCGCCTCAACCCGCTCGACCCCGGCCCCTCCGGCGAGTGGGCCAGCGCCGACGAGCTGGCCGCCCGGCGTACGACGCTGGTGGGTGCCCTGGTGGCCTCGGTCCTGCACCGCGACCTCCTACCCGTGGAGGACGCGGCCATCGGCTGGGCCGTCGAGCAGGTGACGGGCCGGCGCGAGGGGACGCCGACGCTCCTCGACGTGGCCCGCCTGCTCGAGGACCCGACCGCAGACATGGCCAGTCGTGCCCGTTCAACGGTTGCCGAACTGGCCCGCTCAGTCGACGCCGCCCGCTTCGCCCTCGGCAAGCTGCTGGACCGCGACCTGCGGGGGATGTTCGACGGCACCTCGACGACCCGGGTGGACTGGTCGGGCCGCGGGGTGGTTATCGACCTGTCGGCCATCCACCAGGACCCCGACGCCCTGACCCTGGTGATGATCGCCGCCACCGCCTGGTTGCAGGCCCTGCTGGCCACCCCCGAGGGGACCGACGTGCCCCGCCGCTACCAAGTGCTGGAGGAGTGCTGGGTGCTGCTCGGATCGGAGCGCACGGCCAAGTACCTGCAGAGCTGCTGGAAGCTAGCCCGGGCCTACGGGGTGGCAAACATCGCCGTGGCCCACCGCATCTCCGACCTGCGGGCCCAGGCCGACGACGGCAGCGCGGCCGCCAAGGTGGCCATGGGGCTGCTCGGCGACACCGATACCCGGGTGATCTTCCGCCAGCAGAGCGACCAGGTGGCCGAGGCCACCTCCCTGCTCGACCTCACCGCCAGGGAGGCTGCGCTGCTGAGGGGCCTGGCCCAGGGCCGGGCGCTGTGGAAGGTCGGGCCCCACCACACGGCGGTCGTCCAGCACGTGATCGGCGAGAGGGAAAAGTGGTTCTGCGACACCGACTCGCGCGTCTTGGTCTAGCTGGTCGTTCCGTGAGAACGGCGCAATCGCAGCGGGACGCGCGGCGGCGCAGTCCTCGACCCCAAGGCGGGCCGCCGCCGGGGAGGCAAGCCTCCCAGCAGCCGAAGGTCCGGCAGACGGAGGAGGTGCCATGGCCGAGCGCGCACACCCGGTGACAAGACAGGGGCCGACCGACCCCGAGCTGCGGGCCCGGGTGCGGGAGTGGGCCCGTGAACTAACCACCAGCGACCTGCGCTGGGCCGCCGAGGAGCTGGCGGCGGCATCGGCGGCCTTGGCCCACGCCGCCGAGGCGGCCGGTCCTCCCCGGTCCCCGACCGTTCACTCCGGTCCGGGGGCGGCCCAGGACGATCACCCACGGCCTCGCCTGTTCGGGCCCAGTGCCGTCGCCCTGGCCGACCGGGCAGCCGAGCTGGCCGAACACGAACGTGCCTTGTCCGAGCGTGAGCGCCGCCTCGAGCGGGCCCGCGACGAACTGGTGGCGGCCCAACGCAGCCCGACGACCCGGCCGGCGTGGTCGGTGCCCGCGGCGGCCGCCGCCGTACAGCTGCACGCCCTCATCGTCGACACCGGCGACGACGTGGCCACCGTCGCCCGGGGGTTGGGGGTCGAGCCCGAGTGGGCGGCCGGCGTGCTCAGCGGTGAAGTCGAGTCGGTGGACATCGTTCACGTCCAGGCCCTGTGCGAGGGCCTCCACTGCACGCCCTACGACCTGTTCGGGGCGGACGCGGCGCGCTCGATCGACCACGCCTACGGCCCGGAGCTGTGGCCCCGCTACATCGAGCCCCTCGACCCTGTCGGGCCCCCGGCGCTGGCCGGCGCCGGCCCAGGGGCCGGGCCGTTCCCGGTCGTGGGGGAGGCGCCCGAGGCCTCGGTGGCGACCGTGGCCGCCGAGCTACGCACCCTGGTCGTCCAAAGGGGCGAGGACGTGGCCGACGTGGCTGCCGGCCTGGGGCTCGACGAGGACGGGGCCCGCGCCCTGCTGCGGGGGGAGCTCACCGCCCTCGCCCCGGCACACGAGCGGCTGGGCCAGGGGCTCGACCACACTGGCCCCCGGCCGGTGCCCGGACATGGGCCCGCGCCGGCACCCGACGCCGACGGGCCAACCCCGTCCGCCCCCGAGCTGGAGACCGGCCTTTGAGCCCGCGGACGCCGCGGTGCCCCGGCGGCCCCAGGGCGACAGGTGATCGGCAAAGCCACCGCTATGTCGTCGGCTCGCCCTAGCCTTGGGGCATGAGGCGAGGCCGGTGCCGCAGGGAAGAAGGCGCCCCGGTTGGGAGGGGCAGCAGCTCAGCTTCGAGGAGCTTCTTGCCGAGGCCGGTGCCAGCGACGACGATGGCCCCGATGGACGACGGGCCGCTGGGGCAGATGAGCCCCTACGGCGCCCGGGCGATGGCCTACGTGAGGGACCACTGCCCGAAGCGGTTCGCGCAGATCCCCGACCCGATCGGCTTCTTCACCGACCTGGGGGACCAGCTGAGGGACCGGGTGGAGGGGCTGGCCCCGGTCACGGGGGCGACGACCTCCGACCCCCAGGGCTGGCTGGAGGAGCTGGGGCGGGCCAACATGGGCCGCCTCATGGCCGAGGAAGTGGCGTTCTCGGAGCTCTACCAGGACTTCCCGCCGGAGGGCACCGAGGACGAGGACCTGGAGAAGGACTGGGAGCCGCTGATCCCGGACATGAGCGACCTCTGGTCGCCGGAGGTGGAGGAGACCTAAGCCTCCCGCCGCCGGTCTTCCGCCCTCACGGACAGGCCGACCTCGCCCCCTCGGGCCTGCGGGCCAAGGCCCGGGCCAATCTCGAGGCCCTCGACGTGCTGGCGACGCTCGACCGCCAGGCCCGGCCGGCCACCGCGCACGAGCAGGCCGTCCTGGCCCGGTGGTCGGGATGGGGGGCGCTGCCCGGGATCTTCGACGACGAGGACGAGCGCTGGGCCACCGAACGGTCCGACCTGCGCGCCCGCCTCGACGACACCGAGTGGGACGCCGCCCGCCGCACCGTGCTCAACGCCCACTACTCGTCCGCCGAGGTCGTGAGAGCGGTGTGGGGCCTGCTGCGGGACCTCGGGTTCGAGGGAGGGCGGGTGCTGGAGCCGGGGTGCGGGTCGGGCAACTTCATCGGCCTGGCTCCCGAGGACCTCGACGTGGCCATGGTCGGCGTGGAGCTGGACCGCACCACCGCCCGGGTGGCCGCCGCCCTCTACCCCCACGCCGAGGTCCGGGCCGAGGGCTTCCAGGACAGCGCGTTCGGCAGCGGGACCTTCGACGCCGCGGTCGGCAACGTGCCCTTCTCCAAGGTGGTGCCCCATTCGCCCCGTCACAACCGTGGGCGCCACTCGCTGCACAACTTCTGCATCCTGAAGTCCCTCGACCTCACCAGACCAGGCGGGCTGGTGGCCGTGCTCACGTCCCGGTTCACCCTCGACGCCCGCAACCCCTCGGCGCGCCGGGAGATGGCCGAGATGGCCGACCTGGTGGGGGCGCTGCGGCTCCCGGCCGGGGCGCTGCGGGCCTCGGCGGGGACCGACGCGGTGACCGACTTGGTGGTCCTGCGGCGCCGGGAGGACGGGCGCCAGCCCCGTGAGGTCGCGTGGCAACGCGTGGGAACGGTCGAGGCCGAGGGCGGGGCCGTCGAGGTCAACGAGTACTTCGCCGACCGCCCCCACCGGGTGCTGGGCACGCTGGTGGCCGGGGGCGGCCAGTACTCACACCACGACCTCGATGTGCGGGCCACCGAAGCCCCCCTGGCCGAGCAGATGAAGGAGGCCCTGGCGGGGATCGTGGCCGAGGCCGACGCCGCGGGCTTGAGGTGGTCACCTTCGCGCCCGGGTGCGGCGGCAACCGCCGTCGGCTGGTCGGCACCGGGGCCCGAGGCCGTCGGCCACAAGGAGGGGGCGATCGTGGCCGGGCCCCGGGGAGGCTTCGCCCGCGTCCGAGAGGGCCGCTTGAGCGCCTACCGCGCTCGGCCCGAGAAGGACGCCCTCGAGCTGGCGGCGCTGGTGGCGATGCGCGACACCCTGGTCCGCCTGCTGGACCTGGAGGGCACCGACCCCGACGACGCCGCCCCCGAGGCCCAGCGGGCCGAGCTCAACCGCCTCTACGACGCCTATTCGGCCCGGTGGGGGCCGTTGAACAGGTTCACCCTGGCCCGCACCGGGCGCACCCACCCCGGCACCGGCGAACAGCTGTACCGCCGCCAGTACCCGGCCATGGGCGGGTTCCGCGAAGACCCCGACTTCCCGTCGCTGTGCGCCCTGGAGGTGTTCGACCCCGACGCCCGGACGGCTCGCAAGGCGCCCATCCTAGGGGGGCGCATGCTCGTGCCCCGGGCCCCGGCCCGCGGCGCCGATGCCGCCGAGGACGCCCTGGCCATCTGCCTCGACGAGCGGGGGCGGCCGGAGCTGTCCCACATCGCCGACCTCCTGGGCACGACCGAGGCCGAGGCCCGCGCCGAGCTGGGCCGCCTGGTGTGGGACGACCCTGCGACGGGCGACCTCGTGGAGGCCTCCCGCTACCTGTCGGGCAACGTCCGGGCCAAGCTGGCGGCAGCCGGGGCGGCGGCCGCATCCGACCCAGGGTGGCGGGCCAACGTGGAGGCGCTGGAGGCCGTGCTCCCGCCCGACCTGGGCCCGGCCGAGATCGACGCCCGCCTGGGCTCGTCCTGGGTCCCCGCCTCCGATGTCGCCCGGTTCATGGTCGAGGTCCTCGGGTGCAGCGACCCGGTCGTCGAGTACACGCCCCA is a window from the Actinomycetota bacterium genome containing:
- a CDS encoding SCO6880 family protein; this translates as MSAATRMPPLPPPLEGQRFETVPTAGGQAGVVHDPAQGAYAATLRVGGRQFALVDPAEQEVLLSLWGDALAAFCREGSPVAEVRWSEWVAPAGMEEQHAYLREHATAEPAGAAQASYREVLGSVAPVATRHEVLVTVVVSARRGRSSARRREREGVTPAVAVLLEEVRQLRRRLEAAGLFVWGPLDVRELWRAVRVRLDPSIMSALEGTGCSLAERAGLSSVTDRGPLRARTEWSQVSVDGAVHRSWWFRDWPRTDVGPAWMANLLLFCGCVRTVSVCLQPVPLRVSQRAILRQAAKLESDVSQRQRSGFRVGAYHRRAAQAVEEREEELVSGFSELEYVGLVTATASSVSELDTAGADLVEVAAGCHVELQPLQGRHADGLAAALPLARGLAHRLVTA
- a CDS encoding ATP-binding protein → MGEDRSGRPRTRRAAAAGPESSRRQAGGGAGPERRAGGAADQKRRVGRGDGAGPESPRRRGGGGGEQRRRAGPGLVGAFWRPGLHLPRHRATTAHLCSAYPFQAEQGLGGRGVVLGTDELAGGGAFCYDQFELYTQGVISSPNMVIFGHVGSGKSSAVKTFLYRSVGVLRSPRVGHRWCAVVDPKGEYGPLAQALGLDVLRLYRGGPTRLNPLDPGPSGEWASADELAARRTTLVGALVASVLHRDLLPVEDAAIGWAVEQVTGRREGTPTLLDVARLLEDPTADMASRARSTVAELARSVDAARFALGKLLDRDLRGMFDGTSTTRVDWSGRGVVIDLSAIHQDPDALTLVMIAATAWLQALLATPEGTDVPRRYQVLEECWVLLGSERTAKYLQSCWKLARAYGVANIAVAHRISDLRAQADDGSAAAKVAMGLLGDTDTRVIFRQQSDQVAEATSLLDLTAREAALLRGLAQGRALWKVGPHHTAVVQHVIGEREKWFCDTDSRVLV
- a CDS encoding TnpV protein; this translates as MDDGPLGQMSPYGARAMAYVRDHCPKRFAQIPDPIGFFTDLGDQLRDRVEGLAPVTGATTSDPQGWLEELGRANMGRLMAEEVAFSELYQDFPPEGTEDEDLEKDWEPLIPDMSDLWSPEVEET